From one Culex quinquefasciatus strain JHB chromosome 3, VPISU_Cqui_1.0_pri_paternal, whole genome shotgun sequence genomic stretch:
- the LOC6040596 gene encoding protein javelin: protein MKNQHGSTDTGSGRPKLPKPSSDGSSNSTIHNELKLNQSELPPSIEEPEESVRDLVSRLESHTPLSVRSKPRIIESKCIEKTDEGKAEPAAITINNQSMEVVTASIPEEPPMEEPPKAGVTVNNHITVPGQLLIPSLLKGQKAPEPAAVTDHRPPKVCRNKNVDLAFSATITKASNKPAKEKENLARKSSLVSATTADTVDSLEHIPAAPVKTVTFKDDENNNRGEVEQHENLKPSVIAEQRKSDELTSPKLVNWSLLGTTKFDERQYFANDKKLIEKRKYDDMEFEEFEVLDPNGVVQQQQQQQQQKEGECYDSLNSGK, encoded by the coding sequence ATGAAGAATCAACACGGTAGCACCGATACCGGCTCCGGACGACCCAAATTGCCGAAACCATCTTCCGATGGCAGTAGCAACTCCACCATCCACAACGAACTCAAACTCAACCAGTCGGAACTGCCACCTTCCATCGAAGAACCCGAAGAATCCGTCCGCGACCTGGTCAGCCGGTTGGAGAGTCACACCCCACTAAGCGTCCGCAGCAAACCACGAATCATCGAATCCAAGTGCATCGAGAAGACGGACGAAGGCAAGGCAGAGCCGGCGGCCATCACAATCAACAACCAGTCGATGGAGGTCGTGACGGCCAGCATTCCGGAAGAACCTCCGATGGAGGAACCCCCCAAGGCCGGTGTCACCGTGAACAACCACATCACCGTCCCGGGACAACTGTTGATCCCATCCTTGCTCAAAGGGCAGAAGGCACCGGAACCAGCCGCTGTAACGGACCACCGTCCTCCGAAGGTCTGTCGCAACAAGAACGTCGATCTGGCCTTCTCGGCGACCATCACCAAGGCCTCCAACAAACCCGCCAAGGAGAAAGAGAACCTAGCGCGAAAGTCCTCCCTCGTCAGCGCCACCACCGCGGACACCGTCGATTCGCTCGAGCACATCCCAGCGGCGCCGGTCAAAACCGTAACCTTCAAGGACGACGAGAACAACAACCGCGGCGAAGTCGAACAGCACGAGAACCTCAAGCCCAGCGTGATCGCCGAGCAGCGCAAATCGGACGAACTGACGTCGCCGAAGCTGGTCAACTGGAGCTTGCTCGGGACGACCAAGTTCGACGAGCGGCAGTACTTTGCCAACGACAAGAAGCTGATCGAGAAGCGCAAGTACGACGACATGGAGTTTGAGGAGTTTGAGGTGCTGGATCCGAACGGGGtggttcagcagcagcagcagcagcaacagcaaaagGAAGGAGAGTGTTACGATAGTTTGAACAGCGGAAAGTGA